From one Halanaerobiales bacterium genomic stretch:
- a CDS encoding helix-turn-helix domain-containing protein, which yields MLKNKEKILETLNEFGFSKYEAKAYLALLQKSDISAYEISKMSTVPQSKIYETVKKLTSKGLAVAKGSNPVKYSPLPIDEFLKRYKNNMEKSIDFLKDSLHDINPQPSIDYMWHLEEKDEILNKAKKMIKNAEEKISLEIWDEQFKLLKNELKEAEKKGIEIIIIYYGDKLEDIGEMYFHEMEGMHDSADQVGQWLTLNVDGKESLFVTFKEIEAQAVWTQNKSFMLLAETMIAHDIYIAELYNEFRDEINKKFGRNLKELRNRL from the coding sequence TTGCTTAAAAATAAAGAAAAGATTTTAGAAACTTTAAATGAATTTGGTTTTAGTAAATATGAAGCAAAAGCCTATCTTGCTCTTTTACAAAAATCTGATATAAGTGCCTATGAGATTAGTAAAATGTCTACAGTTCCTCAATCTAAAATATATGAAACAGTAAAAAAATTAACTTCTAAAGGTTTAGCTGTAGCAAAAGGATCCAATCCAGTTAAATATTCTCCTTTACCTATTGATGAGTTTCTAAAAAGATATAAAAATAATATGGAGAAATCGATAGATTTTTTAAAAGATAGTCTTCATGATATAAATCCCCAACCTTCTATTGACTATATGTGGCATTTAGAAGAAAAGGATGAAATTTTAAATAAAGCAAAAAAAATGATAAAAAATGCAGAAGAAAAAATAAGTTTGGAAATATGGGATGAACAATTTAAATTATTAAAAAATGAATTAAAAGAAGCTGAAAAAAAAGGTATAGAAATAATTATAATATATTATGGTGATAAATTAGAAGATATTGGTGAAATGTATTTTCATGAAATGGAAGGAATGCATGATTCGGCAGATCAGGTGGGACAATGGTTAACCCTTAATGTAGATGGAAAAGAATCACTTTTTGTAACTTTTAAAGAAATAGAAGCTCAAGCTGTTTGGACCCAAAATAAAAGCTTTATGTTATTAGCAGAAACTATGATTGCTCATGATATTTATATTGCAGAATTATATAATGAATTTAGAGATGAGATAAACAAAAAGTTTGGAAGGAATTTAAAAGAATTGCGTAATAGGTTATAA